Proteins encoded within one genomic window of Acidicapsa ligni:
- a CDS encoding acyltransferase family protein — protein sequence MEAPKPARLDALTGLRCFAALNIVFFHFSNPDWFGPLAPVVNAGYLSVSFFIMLSGFVLAYNYAGRAREGKLDKVRFWKARFTRLYPVYLLSLLMAWQLLPGEYKAHTNGMFWLGILLTPLLLQGWVPELATFWSTPDWTMSAEAFFYVLFPWIAALRKPLRLRGHLGRLSLIWAVGLIPGALYAWFNPDGIAQVDRFSYGVWLQALKFTPLPHLASFVFGVLLASLDEEIPREGLLRLGLGLLGFAGIYSVLVQGPRVPYALIHDGLLMPLFGCLILGLAGTNLLSRVLSFRPFVFVGESSYCLYLLHFNLWNILHSSGLLPALGLSRFDPWLSYAILVALGLATLHLVEKPAQKLLRRWMGA from the coding sequence ATGGAAGCTCCAAAGCCAGCCCGGTTAGACGCACTGACAGGTCTGCGCTGTTTCGCGGCTCTGAATATCGTCTTCTTCCATTTCTCCAATCCTGACTGGTTTGGCCCGCTGGCTCCGGTGGTCAACGCAGGATACCTTTCAGTCAGCTTCTTCATCATGCTTTCCGGCTTCGTGCTGGCGTACAACTACGCCGGCCGTGCCCGCGAAGGCAAGCTGGACAAGGTGCGCTTCTGGAAGGCGCGCTTCACCCGCCTGTATCCCGTCTATTTGCTGAGCCTGCTGATGGCCTGGCAGCTTCTGCCCGGCGAATACAAGGCGCATACCAATGGAATGTTCTGGCTCGGAATCCTCCTGACGCCGCTGCTACTGCAGGGCTGGGTACCGGAGCTTGCCACCTTTTGGAGCACGCCCGATTGGACCATGTCCGCTGAGGCTTTTTTCTACGTGCTCTTTCCGTGGATTGCAGCCCTGCGTAAGCCGCTTCGCCTGCGCGGACATCTGGGACGGTTGTCGCTGATATGGGCGGTCGGACTGATTCCTGGCGCACTCTACGCCTGGTTCAACCCCGACGGAATCGCCCAGGTAGATCGCTTTTCTTACGGAGTCTGGCTGCAGGCGCTCAAATTCACGCCACTGCCCCATCTCGCCAGCTTTGTATTCGGAGTACTGCTGGCCTCATTGGATGAAGAGATACCGCGCGAAGGCCTCTTGCGGCTTGGTCTGGGGCTGCTTGGGTTTGCCGGCATCTACTCCGTGCTGGTACAGGGCCCACGGGTGCCCTACGCGCTGATTCACGATGGTCTGCTCATGCCGCTCTTCGGTTGCCTGATCCTGGGGCTCGCAGGCACGAATCTGCTTTCCCGAGTACTGAGCTTTCGTCCATTCGTCTTCGTTGGGGAGTCGAGCTACTGCCTCTACCTGCTCCACTTCAATCTTTGGAACATCCTGCACTCGAGCGGCCTGCTTCCCGCGCTCGGCCTGTCACGTTTCGACCCCTGGCTCAGCTACGCAATCCTGGTCGCATTAGGACTGGCGACGCTTCACCTGGTAGAGAAGCCCGCTCAGAAGCTCCTCCGTCGCTGGATGGGCGCCTAG
- the pyrH gene encoding UMP kinase, giving the protein MYKRIVFKLSGEALAGKRGFGLDAERVIEITNEIVEVRALGVEVAIVVGGGNFFRGVAEHAKEMDRVSADNMGMLSTVINAIALQDAIEKHGVQCRVMTAVAMDQIAEPYIRRRAVRHLEKGRVVIFAAGIGNPFFSTDTAASLRAMEVKADVLMKGTKVEGIYSADPVLFKDAVKYDEITYMEILKQGLKVMDLTAVSLCKDNNLPMIIFNMNQPGNIRRVALGEKVGSIVTS; this is encoded by the coding sequence ATGTATAAGCGGATCGTTTTTAAGCTTTCGGGCGAGGCGCTTGCTGGCAAAAGAGGTTTTGGCCTCGATGCAGAGCGCGTCATTGAGATCACCAACGAAATCGTCGAAGTTCGCGCCCTTGGCGTTGAAGTCGCAATCGTCGTCGGTGGAGGTAATTTCTTTCGCGGCGTAGCTGAGCACGCCAAGGAGATGGACCGGGTCAGCGCCGACAACATGGGCATGCTGTCTACCGTCATCAACGCCATCGCTCTGCAGGATGCCATCGAAAAACACGGCGTCCAATGCCGTGTGATGACCGCCGTGGCGATGGACCAGATCGCGGAGCCGTATATTCGCCGCCGCGCCGTCCGCCATCTTGAAAAAGGCCGCGTGGTCATCTTTGCCGCCGGCATTGGCAACCCCTTCTTTTCAACCGATACGGCCGCCTCGCTTCGCGCTATGGAAGTAAAGGCCGATGTGTTGATGAAAGGCACCAAGGTTGAGGGCATCTACAGCGCCGATCCAGTGCTTTTCAAAGACGCTGTCAAGTACGACGAAATCACCTATATGGAGATCCTGAAACAAGGCCTCAAGGTGATGGATCTGACCGCAGTAAGCCTGTGCAAGGACAACAACCTGCCAATGATCATCTTCAACATGAACCAGCCAGGAAACATCCGCCGGGTCGCGCTTGGAGAGAAGGTTGGGTCGATTGTTACGTCCTGA
- a CDS encoding glycoside hydrolase family 2 protein, whose protein sequence is MRISVQKVSLVVLAAAFVLFAVPHAVAATSQPEQFVLSSGWKLQDAAKVPQASADAGAAIASVQYKSQGWYPAVVPGTVLTSLVKAGVYPEPLYGENNRPDRIPETLNKSSYWYRTTFVVPVAYKGQQVWLNFDGINYSADVWVNGKKIGSMTGAFKRGVFDISELARPGERAALAVLITPQPHPGDPHEHTIANGLGPNGGITAIDGPTFLSTIGWDWIPAIRDRDSGIWEKVFLSATGPVTVKDPLVTTDLPLPRTDSADVAISATVENVTGKAEKGVFKASFGDVSVEKSVELAPHASQIVKFEPAEFKALHLLNPKLWWPNGYGPQNLYSLHLSFDVAGKISDGQTLQFGVRKISYSVPDSENLTISVNGVKVFIRGGDWGLDEAMKRIPRERLEAEIRMHQLANMNMIRNWVGQSTGEDFYELCDKYGILLWDEFFQPNPSDGPNPTDLPTYMANVRDKILRYRNHPAIAIWCARNEGFPPKEIDDQLRILMAELEPTRRYQPSSTSGAGVNSGGPYWWRTPREYYIFTEAFKTEIGSSSIPTIESLQGMMPQKDWEQINDDWAEHDLARGASHGDTYPKTLADRYGKLANMADFVRKSQLANYEAYRAMYEGRNAKLFNPSTAIITWMSNPAQPSFVWQFYHHDLEANSSLFGAKKAGEMVHIQLNELTGSVEVINNLPQVLTGAIAYASIYNLDGTEVMKREMPVTGPASSAIDLASLVGPEERPKGLTDVNFVKLELKDAHGKLLSDNFYWRGTSERPDDLQALNSLKTIRLEAKATRHDAEGKLHITVTLHNPGTQVALMAHLQLRRGKAGNSNAADPSADPWTDRVLPVYYSDNYVSLVPNESRTITVEADAADLKGEAPFVVVDGWNVGVSDTGSQVPVVLNANAQVDHWPVTGLPIVAHTWK, encoded by the coding sequence TTGCGGATTTCTGTTCAGAAAGTATCGCTCGTTGTTCTGGCTGCTGCATTTGTATTGTTCGCTGTTCCGCACGCAGTGGCTGCTACATCTCAACCGGAGCAATTCGTTCTCTCGTCCGGGTGGAAGTTGCAGGACGCGGCCAAGGTGCCCCAGGCCAGTGCCGATGCGGGTGCGGCGATCGCCTCAGTCCAATACAAGTCGCAGGGATGGTATCCCGCCGTCGTTCCCGGCACGGTGCTGACTTCGCTGGTAAAGGCCGGAGTATACCCCGAGCCGCTCTATGGCGAAAACAATCGGCCTGACAGAATTCCAGAGACGTTGAACAAGAGTTCGTACTGGTATCGGACTACCTTTGTGGTGCCAGTGGCCTACAAAGGGCAACAGGTCTGGCTTAATTTCGATGGCATCAACTACTCCGCCGATGTGTGGGTAAATGGCAAGAAGATCGGCTCGATGACGGGCGCTTTCAAGCGCGGCGTCTTCGACATATCCGAACTGGCCCGGCCCGGCGAACGGGCTGCGTTGGCAGTTCTGATCACACCCCAGCCCCATCCCGGCGATCCGCATGAGCACACCATCGCGAACGGACTCGGCCCCAATGGCGGCATCACGGCAATCGATGGACCGACATTTCTTTCAACTATCGGCTGGGACTGGATTCCTGCGATTCGCGATAGGGATTCCGGCATCTGGGAAAAGGTCTTTCTCTCTGCAACCGGTCCGGTCACCGTCAAGGATCCGCTCGTCACCACAGACCTTCCACTGCCTAGGACAGACTCTGCCGATGTGGCTATTTCGGCAACAGTTGAAAATGTTACAGGCAAGGCGGAGAAGGGCGTTTTCAAGGCCAGCTTTGGCGATGTCTCTGTAGAAAAATCAGTCGAACTCGCTCCTCATGCCTCACAGATCGTCAAGTTCGAACCGGCGGAGTTCAAGGCGCTCCATCTGCTGAATCCAAAGTTATGGTGGCCGAACGGATACGGCCCGCAGAATCTCTATTCGCTGCATCTGAGCTTTGACGTGGCAGGCAAAATCTCCGACGGACAGACGCTGCAATTCGGCGTTCGCAAGATTTCGTATTCTGTGCCCGATTCCGAGAACCTCACCATCTCTGTGAATGGCGTCAAGGTATTCATTCGAGGCGGTGACTGGGGCCTCGATGAGGCGATGAAGCGCATTCCACGCGAGCGCCTTGAGGCCGAGATTCGCATGCACCAGCTTGCGAACATGAACATGATTCGCAACTGGGTAGGGCAGAGCACCGGCGAAGATTTCTACGAATTGTGCGACAAGTACGGCATTCTGCTATGGGATGAGTTCTTCCAGCCCAATCCATCCGATGGACCGAATCCCACCGATCTGCCGACGTATATGGCCAATGTGCGCGATAAGATTCTGCGCTATCGCAACCACCCGGCCATCGCCATCTGGTGCGCGCGCAATGAAGGCTTTCCGCCCAAGGAGATCGACGATCAGCTCCGCATACTGATGGCCGAGCTCGAACCGACGCGTCGCTATCAGCCGAGCTCCACATCCGGCGCAGGAGTCAACTCAGGCGGCCCATATTGGTGGCGTACGCCACGCGAGTATTACATCTTCACTGAGGCTTTCAAGACGGAGATTGGCAGCTCGTCCATTCCGACGATCGAGTCGCTCCAGGGCATGATGCCGCAGAAGGATTGGGAGCAGATCAACGACGATTGGGCCGAGCATGATCTCGCCAGGGGTGCTTCGCACGGAGACACCTATCCCAAAACGCTCGCAGACCGCTACGGCAAGCTGGCCAATATGGCCGACTTCGTGCGCAAGAGCCAACTCGCAAACTACGAGGCCTATCGAGCCATGTACGAGGGACGAAATGCGAAGCTCTTCAATCCCTCAACCGCGATCATTACCTGGATGAGCAACCCTGCGCAGCCGAGCTTTGTATGGCAGTTCTACCACCACGATCTCGAAGCCAACTCTTCGCTCTTCGGTGCAAAAAAGGCTGGAGAGATGGTGCATATCCAGCTCAATGAACTGACCGGCTCCGTCGAAGTGATCAACAATCTGCCACAGGTCCTGACCGGCGCAATAGCCTATGCGTCCATCTACAATCTGGACGGCACAGAAGTCATGAAGCGCGAGATGCCCGTCACCGGACCTGCAAGCTCGGCAATCGATCTGGCATCCCTGGTAGGCCCCGAGGAGCGTCCGAAGGGGCTCACAGACGTGAACTTCGTCAAACTTGAGCTGAAAGACGCACATGGCAAGCTGCTGTCGGATAACTTCTACTGGCGTGGCACTTCAGAGCGGCCAGACGATCTACAGGCGCTCAATTCGCTGAAGACAATCAGGCTGGAGGCGAAGGCTACCCGGCATGATGCCGAGGGCAAGCTGCACATCACCGTTACGCTGCACAACCCCGGAACGCAGGTAGCGCTCATGGCTCATCTGCAATTGCGTCGCGGCAAAGCCGGCAACAGCAATGCAGCCGATCCTTCAGCAGATCCTTGGACGGATCGCGTGCTCCCTGTGTATTACAGCGATAACTACGTCTCGCTGGTACCGAACGAAAGCCGGACGATCACCGTAGAGGCGGACGCCGCAGATCTGAAAGGCGAAGCCCCGTTTGTGGTGGTCGATGGATGGAACGTAGGTGTTTCCGATACCGGATCGCAGGTGCCCGTCGTGCTCAATGCGAATGCGCAAGTAGATCACTGGCCGGTAACTGGCCTGCCCATCGTGGCGCATACGTGGAAGTAG
- a CDS encoding glutaminyl-peptide cyclotransferase yields the protein MTAFSVRTLSLSLFRAVALCAILLPACSPAAPVAHYKIVATYPHSTESYTEGLFYRDGLFYEGTGLEGHSAVLAIQPDSGKVLQRRDLPAPYFGEGIIDWGPNLYEWTWQSHICFVYDRFSLRLIKQFAYTGEGWGMTRTAKEIITSDGTDILRFRDPETFKEIRHIAVKDGNKSISQLNELEYIHGEIYANVWHSDLIARISPRDGHVIGWIDFTGILPETEKINGESVLNGIAYDAQRDRIFVTGKQWPRIFEVKIINPSAPLVPAAGKSHTPRP from the coding sequence ATGACCGCTTTTTCCGTTCGCACCCTATCGTTATCGTTATTCAGGGCTGTTGCGCTCTGTGCCATTCTCTTACCGGCTTGCAGTCCGGCTGCTCCAGTTGCGCATTACAAGATCGTCGCAACATATCCGCATTCGACGGAGAGTTATACCGAAGGGCTGTTCTACCGCGACGGGCTTTTTTATGAAGGAACAGGGCTGGAAGGCCACTCGGCAGTGCTCGCCATTCAGCCTGACAGCGGCAAGGTGTTGCAGCGCCGTGATCTGCCTGCGCCATACTTCGGCGAGGGAATCATAGATTGGGGCCCCAATCTGTATGAATGGACGTGGCAATCGCACATCTGCTTTGTTTACGATCGCTTCTCGCTTCGGCTGATCAAGCAGTTTGCATATACCGGCGAAGGCTGGGGCATGACGCGTACAGCAAAAGAGATCATCACCAGTGACGGCACGGATATCCTGCGTTTTCGCGATCCGGAGACATTCAAAGAGATTCGTCACATCGCGGTCAAAGACGGCAACAAATCCATCAGTCAACTGAATGAGCTGGAGTACATTCATGGTGAGATTTACGCCAATGTCTGGCACTCAGATTTGATCGCGAGAATCTCTCCACGCGACGGCCACGTTATTGGCTGGATCGACTTCACCGGCATCCTGCCAGAGACCGAAAAAATCAATGGTGAGTCCGTGTTGAATGGGATTGCCTATGACGCACAGCGCGATCGAATCTTTGTTACAGGCAAGCAGTGGCCCAGAATTTTTGAAGTGAAGATCATAAATCCTTCTGCCCCTCTTGTTCCTGCTGCGGGCAAGAGCCACACTCCCCGCCCATGA
- a CDS encoding oxidoreductase, producing MSESKVWLITGSSRGLGRALAEAVLAAGHKLVATARNPEQLEDLSKQYGDQVRTIALDVTNVQAAEDAINVAVEAFGRLDVLVNNAGYGDVNSVEETTIEDFRAQIETNLFGVINVTKAALPLMRQQGAGHILQFSSIGGRLGPIGRAPYAAAKWGVEGFSEVLSKEVGPLGVQVTIIEPGGFRTDFAGSSSALHEGRPEYDATVGKTARFQRDYNGKQPGDPVKAAAAILYITSVPEPPLRLLLGSDAVRAAEQGDRIRAESDLKWRELSLSTDF from the coding sequence ATGTCAGAGTCAAAAGTATGGTTGATTACAGGAAGCTCGCGAGGCTTGGGTCGTGCTCTTGCCGAAGCGGTACTAGCAGCAGGACACAAGCTGGTAGCCACCGCGCGCAACCCGGAGCAGCTTGAGGATCTTTCAAAACAATACGGCGATCAAGTGCGTACCATTGCGCTGGATGTGACAAACGTTCAAGCCGCGGAGGATGCGATCAATGTCGCAGTTGAAGCCTTTGGGCGCTTGGATGTGCTCGTAAACAATGCAGGCTACGGCGATGTAAATTCGGTGGAAGAGACGACAATCGAGGATTTTCGCGCACAGATTGAGACGAATCTCTTCGGTGTCATCAACGTCACCAAGGCGGCGCTCCCTCTCATGCGGCAACAGGGCGCTGGCCATATCCTTCAGTTCTCTTCGATTGGAGGCAGGTTGGGGCCCATCGGGCGAGCCCCCTATGCAGCCGCGAAGTGGGGCGTAGAAGGCTTCTCCGAAGTGCTCTCCAAAGAGGTCGGGCCGCTCGGCGTTCAAGTCACCATCATCGAACCAGGCGGCTTCCGCACGGACTTCGCAGGCTCTTCCTCGGCACTGCACGAAGGGCGTCCCGAATACGATGCCACGGTAGGCAAGACGGCCCGCTTCCAGCGCGACTATAACGGCAAGCAGCCTGGCGATCCAGTAAAGGCTGCTGCGGCAATCCTGTACATTACGAGCGTGCCTGAACCACCGCTGCGACTACTCCTGGGCAGCGATGCGGTACGTGCGGCAGAACAGGGAGATAGAATTCGTGCCGAGTCTGACCTGAAGTGGCGCGAGTTGAGCCTTTCAACGGATTTTTAG
- a CDS encoding SDR family oxidoreductase, translating into MSRTVLITGASSGIGKTTAQYFAQQGWNVIATMRNPDAGSELASNPNIFITRLDVEDAASITSAIEAGIARFGKIDALVNNAGFGLAGIFETTPREKVLQQFNVNVFGVMDTTRAILPHFRSNKSGVILNIGSGAGVFALPVLSLYCASKFALEGFSEALSYELASQNIQVKMIEPGGVLSTNFGKRSQLEAVQNSTIADYNEFATQAAALFAGLRANRHATELDVAEVIYLATTDGTDQLRYVATKDIEPLVKMRRETSEAEYMAFMRSQFQAKSN; encoded by the coding sequence ATGAGCCGAACAGTTTTGATTACAGGAGCATCGTCAGGCATCGGAAAGACGACGGCGCAATACTTCGCACAGCAGGGCTGGAATGTCATCGCAACCATGCGCAACCCAGACGCGGGAAGCGAGCTCGCATCCAATCCGAACATCTTTATCACACGCCTGGATGTGGAAGATGCAGCCAGCATCACCTCTGCAATTGAAGCAGGCATCGCACGCTTTGGAAAGATCGATGCGCTCGTAAACAACGCCGGTTTCGGATTGGCAGGCATCTTCGAAACCACTCCACGCGAAAAGGTGCTGCAGCAGTTCAACGTAAATGTCTTTGGCGTGATGGATACGACACGCGCCATCCTGCCGCACTTCCGCAGCAACAAGAGCGGTGTAATTCTCAACATTGGCTCAGGCGCAGGAGTCTTCGCGCTTCCAGTTCTATCGCTTTACTGTGCAAGCAAGTTTGCCCTGGAAGGTTTTTCAGAGGCGCTCTCTTACGAACTCGCTTCTCAGAATATCCAGGTAAAGATGATCGAGCCTGGTGGTGTATTGTCTACAAACTTTGGCAAGCGCAGCCAGTTGGAAGCAGTGCAGAACTCGACCATTGCAGACTACAACGAGTTCGCTACGCAAGCCGCAGCTTTGTTCGCCGGATTGCGTGCCAATCGCCACGCCACTGAACTCGACGTAGCGGAAGTGATCTATCTTGCCACGACCGATGGAACAGATCAGCTTCGCTACGTTGCGACAAAAGATATTGAACCACTCGTGAAAATGCGTCGTGAAACATCGGAGGCCGAGTACATGGCCTTTATGCGCTCACAGTTTCAAGCGAAATCCAACTGA
- a CDS encoding TetR/AcrR family transcriptional regulator, giving the protein MKSSKIQKIEKAAPPRVDKKEAILDAMLNLISERGFHDAPMSLVSKRSGASAGVIYHYFPSKEDIIHALYRKIRSAKRHVMLAEYSPNLTPKEAFCSMWIRAYNFYRSHSRETRFLDLYLNSSFCNSSDAIETPDQDNEALNIARRQYEKLFRPRSKGGVLRDLPKVVIEELTFNLAARLAQKEDAIKPEALKKVAEAIWKAIAAD; this is encoded by the coding sequence GTGAAATCGAGCAAGATACAAAAAATAGAGAAAGCCGCGCCTCCCAGGGTAGATAAGAAGGAAGCTATCCTGGACGCGATGCTCAATCTCATCTCAGAGCGTGGCTTTCATGACGCTCCGATGTCGTTGGTATCGAAGCGCTCAGGCGCCAGCGCCGGCGTGATCTATCATTATTTTCCGAGCAAGGAAGATATCATCCACGCTCTTTACAGGAAGATTCGCTCTGCAAAAAGGCATGTGATGCTGGCAGAATATTCGCCGAATCTGACTCCTAAAGAGGCCTTCTGTTCCATGTGGATTCGGGCTTACAATTTTTATCGTTCCCATAGCCGGGAGACAAGGTTCCTCGATCTCTATCTCAACTCATCCTTCTGCAATTCGTCGGATGCAATTGAAACTCCAGACCAGGATAATGAGGCGCTCAATATCGCCAGGCGGCAATACGAGAAGCTCTTTCGGCCCAGGAGCAAGGGCGGAGTGTTGCGGGATCTACCGAAGGTTGTCATTGAAGAACTTACATTTAATCTTGCCGCGCGACTCGCCCAGAAGGAAGACGCAATCAAACCAGAGGCCTTGAAAAAGGTTGCCGAAGCTATATGGAAGGCAATTGCTGCGGATTGA
- a CDS encoding translation elongation factor Ts, with product MTTATEKEKIGAGLVKELREKSGAPMGDCLKALQESKGDIEEAFVVLRKRGMASAQKKATRSTNEGAVGTYIHAGGKIGVLLEVNCESDFVARTDDFQNLLKDISMHIAATDPKFVKPEDVTPEDLDREREIYKAQAAATGKPPAVVEKIAEGKMAKFYEEVCLLEQPFIKDQSLSIKELIAQKVGKLGENITVRRFARFKVGDPNWTVATTKLIETAAE from the coding sequence ATGACGACGGCAACCGAAAAAGAAAAGATTGGCGCAGGTCTGGTCAAGGAGCTTCGCGAGAAGTCCGGCGCTCCGATGGGCGATTGCTTGAAGGCCCTGCAGGAATCCAAGGGCGACATCGAGGAGGCGTTCGTAGTCCTCCGCAAGCGTGGCATGGCTTCAGCGCAGAAGAAGGCCACCCGCAGCACCAACGAAGGCGCCGTAGGCACCTACATTCATGCAGGCGGCAAGATCGGTGTTCTGCTTGAAGTGAACTGCGAAAGCGACTTCGTTGCACGTACCGATGACTTTCAGAACCTGCTGAAGGATATCTCGATGCACATCGCGGCCACGGACCCCAAGTTCGTAAAGCCGGAAGATGTTACTCCCGAGGATCTGGACCGCGAGCGCGAAATCTACAAAGCGCAGGCTGCTGCCACAGGCAAGCCGCCCGCGGTAGTAGAAAAGATCGCCGAGGGCAAGATGGCCAAGTTCTACGAAGAAGTCTGCCTGCTTGAGCAGCCTTTCATCAAGGATCAGTCGCTCTCGATCAAGGAACTGATCGCGCAGAAGGTCGGCAAGCTTGGTGAGAACATCACCGTACGCCGCTTCGCACGCTTCAAGGTCGGCGATCCGAACTGGACCGTTGCCACCACCAAGCTGATCGAAACAGCCGCAGAGTAA
- the rpsB gene encoding 30S ribosomal protein S2, with translation MATITMKELLEAGVHFGHQTKRWNPKMKEYIFGERNGIYIIDLQKTLKMFKDASKYVTDLCAGGKTILFVGTKRQAQDAVAEEANRAGMPYINQRWLGGLLTNWVTVQKSVKRLQELDEMATDGRYELLTKKEVIKLERERKHLQANLAGIKNMKRLPDALFIVDSNNEAIAVSEARKLGIPVVAVVDTNCDPTVVDYVIPGNDDALRAIRLFTSKISDSAIEGVNLVGDKQFEQVAEAETPAEVSSIDASADGEELGDVVDLEAALGGGIRKAPGVVSALDAEPEAAETAL, from the coding sequence TTGGCCACTATCACTATGAAGGAGCTGCTCGAAGCAGGTGTTCACTTCGGGCATCAGACCAAGCGCTGGAACCCAAAGATGAAGGAATACATCTTCGGCGAGCGTAATGGTATCTACATCATCGACTTGCAGAAGACTCTCAAGATGTTCAAGGACGCGTCGAAGTATGTCACCGACCTGTGCGCTGGCGGCAAGACGATTCTCTTCGTCGGCACCAAGCGTCAGGCTCAGGATGCAGTGGCCGAAGAAGCCAACCGCGCGGGGATGCCTTACATCAACCAGCGCTGGCTCGGCGGGTTGCTGACCAACTGGGTGACCGTGCAGAAGTCTGTGAAGCGCCTTCAGGAACTCGACGAAATGGCGACCGATGGACGCTATGAACTTCTGACCAAAAAGGAAGTCATCAAGCTTGAGCGCGAGCGCAAGCATCTGCAGGCCAATCTGGCCGGCATCAAGAACATGAAGCGTCTGCCCGACGCGCTTTTCATCGTTGACTCCAACAACGAAGCGATTGCCGTGAGCGAAGCCCGCAAGCTGGGCATCCCCGTCGTCGCCGTTGTGGACACGAACTGCGACCCCACGGTTGTGGATTACGTGATCCCAGGCAACGACGATGCGCTTCGCGCCATTCGCCTGTTCACCTCCAAGATCTCCGATTCGGCGATCGAGGGCGTGAATCTCGTCGGCGACAAGCAGTTCGAGCAGGTAGCAGAAGCCGAAACACCGGCGGAAGTTTCTTCGATCGATGCATCGGCTGACGGCGAAGAGCTTGGCGACGTAGTCGATCTCGAGGCTGCACTCGGCGGCGGAATTCGCAAGGCTCCGGGCGTTGTTTCGGCACTTGACGCAGAACCTGAGGCGGCTGAAACAGCACTGTAA
- the rpsI gene encoding 30S ribosomal protein S9 yields MADLVQYYGTGRRKSAIARVFLRPGTGAFKVNGKGYEEYFVTEQQRVAAKRSLVLTELLSTFDVITTVKGGGVSAQADAVKMGSARALVVFNPELRNLLKTENLLTRDARQKERKKYGQKGARARFQFSKR; encoded by the coding sequence ATGGCAGATTTGGTTCAGTACTACGGAACGGGCCGTCGCAAGTCGGCGATCGCTCGTGTTTTTCTGCGCCCCGGAACGGGTGCTTTCAAGGTTAACGGCAAAGGCTACGAAGAGTATTTCGTAACCGAGCAGCAGCGTGTTGCTGCCAAGCGTTCGCTGGTATTGACTGAGCTGCTTTCTACCTTTGACGTAATCACCACGGTCAAGGGCGGTGGAGTTTCGGCTCAGGCCGATGCCGTGAAAATGGGTTCGGCCCGCGCTCTCGTGGTCTTCAATCCTGAGCTGCGCAATCTGCTGAAGACGGAAAACCTCCTGACGCGGGATGCGCGCCAGAAGGAACGTAAGAAGTACGGACAGAAGGGTGCACGTGCACGCTTCCAGTTCTCGAAGAGATAG
- the rplM gene encoding 50S ribosomal protein L13 — protein MSTYIPSAKEINRKWFVVDASGKTLGRLATQAANVLSGKNNPKYVPYIDMGDHVIVINAEKVRLTGLKSQQKLYRRYTGFPGGLREESFTRLLNRRPEKIIEEAVKGMLPKSKMGRAMGGKLKVYRGDKHPHEAQMPEVLEIQA, from the coding sequence ATGTCGACTTATATTCCGAGCGCGAAAGAGATTAACCGCAAGTGGTTTGTGGTGGACGCCAGTGGCAAAACCCTGGGCCGTCTTGCAACCCAGGCAGCCAATGTGCTGAGCGGCAAGAATAATCCTAAGTATGTCCCCTACATTGATATGGGCGATCACGTAATCGTCATCAATGCAGAGAAGGTTCGGTTGACCGGCCTCAAGTCACAGCAGAAGCTGTATCGCCGCTACACCGGCTTTCCCGGCGGACTGCGCGAAGAGTCCTTCACGCGCCTGTTGAATCGCCGCCCCGAAAAGATCATTGAAGAAGCAGTGAAGGGCATGCTGCCGAAGTCGAAGATGGGTCGCGCCATGGGCGGAAAGCTCAAGGTTTATCGCGGCGACAAGCATCCTCACGAAGCGCAGATGCCGGAAGTGCTCGAGATTCAGGCATAA
- a CDS encoding Uma2 family endonuclease, whose product MGAITHIPLSEYLDTSYRPDREYVDGEIRERNVGKWEHARVQALLAIWFGTHENEWGVLVSTEQRVQVSQSRVRIPDLVVLATGPQPDILTDPPLLVIEILSPDDSYSDTQERAQDYRDMGVETVWIVDPKTRTGRMCSGPDWIEAKRLTVTGAPLYVELDGIFSQINAQGR is encoded by the coding sequence ATGGGCGCTATCACACACATCCCTCTGAGCGAGTATCTCGATACCAGCTATCGGCCTGATCGCGAATATGTGGACGGTGAGATCCGGGAGCGGAACGTGGGCAAGTGGGAACATGCTAGGGTTCAAGCACTTTTGGCCATCTGGTTCGGAACCCACGAGAATGAGTGGGGTGTTCTGGTCAGCACAGAACAACGGGTGCAGGTTTCGCAGAGCAGGGTCAGAATACCGGACCTGGTTGTTCTGGCGACTGGTCCACAGCCAGACATCTTGACCGATCCGCCGCTGCTGGTCATTGAAATTTTGTCCCCGGATGATAGTTACTCCGACACGCAGGAACGCGCCCAGGATTACCGCGATATGGGCGTCGAGACAGTCTGGATCGTCGATCCAAAGACCAGAACCGGGCGTATGTGCTCAGGGCCGGACTGGATTGAAGCAAAGCGTCTTACAGTGACCGGAGCGCCACTTTACGTGGAATTAGACGGCATCTTCAGCCAAATCAACGCGCAGGGCAGGTAA